The following coding sequences are from one Eriocheir sinensis breed Jianghai 21 chromosome 13, ASM2467909v1, whole genome shotgun sequence window:
- the LOC126998262 gene encoding uncharacterized protein LOC126998262, which yields MTQEEPNALPFYHLLSMKHYYPNTDLACHATVTAASNAWVSPSFEKDLTDGVLCSRVKCPFTSAKNHSVVVDLGASVYVKEVHAVTYSPPQIYSQNFYAYVSPTKQNLSRLTAEY from the exons ATGACACAAGAAGAACCCAACGCCCTGCCCTTCTATCACCTCCTGTCCATGAAGCACTACTACCCCAACACCGACCTTGCCTGCCACGCCACTGTGACAGCCGCCTCCAACGCTTGGGTCTCGCCTAGCTTCGAAAAGgacttg ACGGACGGCGTGCTGTGTAGCCGCGTCAAGTGTCCCTTCACCAGCGCCAAGAACCACTCCGTCGTCGTGGACCTGGGCGCCAGTGTCTACGTGAAGGAGGTGCACGCCGTCACCTACAGTCCGCCACAGATCTACTCGCAGAATTTCTACGCTTATGTGAGTCCAACAAAACAGAATCTTTCAAGGCTAACTGCAGAATATTAG